CGGTCGCCGCGCAGAACATGGCCAAGCGCGCCGACCGGCTGCTCGCCGGGCTCGACGCGGTACGGGTCTCCGACAAGGTCGCCAAGCTGCGCTTCCCGGAGCCCGCGCCCTGCGGCAAGACCCCGCTCATGGCGGAGGGCCTGTCGAAGTCCTACGGCTCCCTGGAGATCTTCACCGACGTCGACCTGGCCATCGACAAGGGCTCCCGCGTCGTCATCCTCGGCCTCAACGGCGCCGGCAAGACGACCCTCCTGCGGCTGCTCGGCGGCGCCGAGAAGCCCGACACAGGAGAGGTGATCGAGGGCCACGGGCTCAAGCTCGGCTACTACGCGCAGGAGCACGAGACCCTCGACCCCGAGCGCTCGGTCCTGGAGAACATGCGCTCCGCCAACCCCGACCTCGACCTGGTCGAGGTCCGCAAGACGCTCGGCTCGTTCCTCTTCTCCGGCGACGACGTGGACAAGCCCGCAGGCGTCCTCTCCGGCGGCGAGAAGACCCGTCTGGCGCTCGCGACCCTCGTGGTCTCCTCCGCGAACGTGCTCCTCCTGGACGAGCCGACGAACAACCTCGACCCGGCCAGCCGCGAGGAGATCCTCGGCGCGCTGCGCACGTACAAGGGCGCCGTCGTCCTCGTCACCCACGACGAGGGCGCCGTGCACGCGCTCCAGCCGGAGCGGATCATCCTGCTGCCGGACGGCGTCGAGGACCTGTGGGGAGCCGACTACGCGGACCTGGTGGCCCTCGCCTGACCGGCCCCCACCCCGGTCGTCCGGCCCCGGCCGACGGCCACGGTCACTTGATCGAATCGCTGATCCACTTCCTCTGGATCATTCGGCCGATCCGTGATCCATCATCTGAGTGAGATCTCCTCATACCGAGGTGTGTCCTACATCCATTTCGCGGCCGGGCCCTTCATCGACGAGGGCCCGGCCGTCGCGCGTTCCTGACCAGGCATTTCGCGGAACAACTCGTTCGGCCGTACGGACAACCGACTATGGAATTGCAAATTCCGCTTGTGGGGACACGCTCCTGTCGTCAAAACCTTGTCTCACGGACCTTGCCGAATGGGTGGCCATGAGGCGCTTGAGGGGTGATCATGAGAGGACCAGAGCGCACTTCCCACGAGGAGGCACGGGTGGCCGAGACTCTGAAGAAGGGCAGCCGGGTAACCGGCGCCGCGCGCGACAAGCTCGCGGCAGACCTGAAGAAGAAGTACGACTCCGGTGCGAGCATTCGAGCGCTGGCCGAAGAAACCGGTCGCTCGTATGGCTTCGTACACCGGATGCTCAGCGAGTCGGGCGTCACGCTCCGTGGCCGGGGCGGGGCGACACGGGGCAAGAAGGCTGCTTCGGCCTGATCCCCGACGACTCGTCGGCTTCGATGGTGGCCACCCGGTCGGTCTGCTGACCGGCCGGGTGGTTACTGTGCAGTCACTTAGGTGCGCCCCGTAGGGGGCACCCTGATCCGACCGCACTCATCGGAGGCGCCCCATGGCTTCGTTCGACCAGGACGTCGTTGGTCAAGGTCCCGAAGTTTCCGTACTCGACAAGGACGGCGTACGACTCACCGTCGACGACGCGGTCGCCACGGTGACGCTGACCAACCCGGCCAAGCGCAACGCGCAGAGCCCCGCCCTGTGGCGGGCGCTGGCCGAGGCGGGCCGGCTGCTGCCGGGCACCGTGCGCGTCGTCGTGCTGCGCGCCGAGGGCAAGTCGTTCTC
The DNA window shown above is from Streptomyces sp. NBC_01451 and carries:
- a CDS encoding helix-turn-helix domain-containing protein, giving the protein MAETLKKGSRVTGAARDKLAADLKKKYDSGASIRALAEETGRSYGFVHRMLSESGVTLRGRGGATRGKKAASA